A single region of the Neisseriaceae bacterium genome encodes:
- the rplW gene encoding 50S ribosomal protein L23, with translation MNQERLMKIIVAPVVSEKSNDLTENKEQIVLRVRRTATKREIKAAVELMFEVKVKAVNTVNQMGKNKRFGRYVGKRSDVKKAYVTLVPGQNLDVEATTSKSVE, from the coding sequence ATGAATCAAGAACGTTTAATGAAGATTATCGTTGCTCCAGTGGTTTCTGAGAAAAGTAACGATTTAACTGAAAATAAAGAACAAATTGTTTTAAGAGTAAGACGCACGGCAACAAAGCGTGAAATTAAGGCAGCTGTTGAATTGATGTTTGAGGTTAAAGTTAAGGCAGTCAATACTGTCAATCAAATGGGTAAAAACAAGCGTTTTGGGCGATATGTAGGGAAAAGAAGTGATGTGAAAAAAGCTTATGTAACTCTTGTTCCTGGTCAAAATTTAGATGTAGAAGCAACAACTTCTAAGAGTGTGGAATAG
- the rplD gene encoding 50S ribosomal protein L4: MELKIIDDKGNISGNVTVSDMLFAREYNESLVHQLVTAYLANARSGTRAQKSRAEVKFTSRKPWKQKGTGRARSGSAASPVWRKGGRAFPSKPWENFTQKVNKKMYRAGIATILSQLVRDERLFVIDELSAQSPKTKDFAEQVRNMGLDKALFLTNELSENIYLSSRNLANVLVLETQRIDPYSLLYYNKVILTKEAVTQLEEQLA; the protein is encoded by the coding sequence ATGGAACTTAAGATTATTGATGATAAAGGTAATATCTCTGGTAATGTGACTGTTTCAGATATGTTATTTGCTAGGGAATATAATGAATCGTTGGTTCATCAATTAGTGACTGCATATTTGGCGAATGCAAGAAGTGGTACCAGAGCTCAAAAGTCGAGAGCGGAAGTAAAATTCACTAGTAGAAAACCATGGAAGCAAAAGGGGACAGGTCGAGCTCGTTCGGGTTCTGCTGCATCTCCTGTTTGGAGAAAAGGTGGGCGTGCGTTTCCTAGCAAGCCATGGGAGAATTTTACTCAAAAGGTAAATAAGAAAATGTACCGTGCAGGTATAGCAACCATTTTATCTCAGTTGGTTCGTGATGAAAGATTGTTTGTGATTGATGAATTGAGTGCTCAATCTCCAAAAACTAAAGATTTTGCTGAGCAGGTCAGGAATATGGGTCTGGATAAAGCTTTGTTTTTGACCAATGAATTATCAGAGAATATTTATTTGTCTAGTAGAAATTTAGCTAATGTCCTGGTGTTAGAAACCCAAAGAATCGATCCCTATAGTTTGTTGTACTACAACAAGGTGATTTTAACTAAAGAAGCAGTTACACAACTAGAGGAGCAATTAGCATGA
- the rplC gene encoding 50S ribosomal protein L3, whose protein sequence is MALGLVGRKVGMTRIFGKQGEAIPVTVLEVPTNCVTQKKSKETDGYSAVQLAFGRKKANRVNKAQAGHFAKVGVEAGSGLIEFLLDEDQLAQLELGKNIDVSIFEEGQLVDVTGISKGKGFAGNIKRNKFSSQRASHGNSLSHSAPGSIGQCQDPGRVFKGKKMPGHLGSRRVTTQNLRVVRVDVQRQLLLIRGAIPGSVNSDVIVRPSVKRGI, encoded by the coding sequence ATGGCTTTAGGTCTAGTAGGACGTAAAGTTGGTATGACAAGAATTTTTGGTAAGCAGGGGGAGGCAATTCCTGTGACTGTTCTTGAGGTGCCGACAAATTGTGTTACTCAAAAAAAATCCAAAGAAACTGATGGGTATAGTGCTGTTCAGTTAGCTTTTGGTCGAAAAAAAGCAAATCGTGTTAATAAAGCACAGGCAGGTCATTTTGCCAAGGTAGGCGTTGAAGCTGGTTCTGGCTTGATCGAGTTTCTTTTAGATGAAGATCAATTAGCACAGTTAGAGTTAGGTAAGAATATTGATGTTTCTATTTTTGAAGAGGGTCAATTAGTTGATGTTACCGGCATTAGTAAAGGTAAGGGTTTTGCGGGTAATATCAAGAGAAATAAGTTTAGCTCTCAGAGAGCGTCTCATGGTAACTCACTTTCGCATAGTGCGCCAGGATCTATTGGTCAGTGTCAGGATCCGGGGCGTGTGTTTAAAGGCAAAAAGATGCCCGGACATCTAGGTTCAAGACGTGTGACAACTCAGAATTTAAGAGTTGTTAGAGTTGATGTTCAGAGACAATTGCTATTAATTAGAGGTGCTATTCCAGGATCTGTTAATAGTGATGTTATTGTGCGTCCTAGCGTGAAGAGAGGTATTTAA
- the rpsJ gene encoding 30S ribosomal protein S10, whose product MKTQKIRIRLKAYDYNLIDHSAQEIVDTAKRTGAVVKGPIPLPTKIERFDILRSPHVNKKSREQLEIRTHLRLMDIVDWTDKTTDALMKLDLPAGVDVEIKVQ is encoded by the coding sequence ATGAAAACTCAAAAAATTAGAATTAGATTGAAGGCGTATGATTATAATTTGATCGATCATTCTGCCCAGGAGATTGTAGATACTGCTAAACGTACTGGAGCTGTGGTAAAGGGGCCTATTCCTTTACCAACGAAAATTGAGCGATTTGATATTCTACGTTCTCCTCATGTGAATAAAAAGTCTCGTGAGCAGTTGGAGATAAGAACTCATTTGAGATTGATGGATATTGTAGATTGGACAGATAAAACTACAGATGCATTAATGAAACTTGATCTGCCTGCAGGGGTGGATGTGGAAATTAAGGTGCAGTAG
- the tuf gene encoding elongation factor Tu, whose translation MAKEKFERSKPHVNVGTIGHVDHGKTTLTAALTTILSKKYGGTARAYDQIDNAPEEKARGITINTSHVEYETEARHYAHVDCPGHADYVKNMITGAAQMDGAILVVSAADGPMPQTREHILLGRQVGVPYILVYLNKCDQVDDEELLELVEMEVRDLLSSYDFPGDDTPIVKGSALKALEGDQSAIGEPSILELAAALDSYIPTPERAVDKPFLLPIEDIFSISGRGTVVTGRVERGIVNVGDEVEIVGLKATEKTTVTGVEMFRKLLDQGQAGDNVGVLLRGTKREDVERGQVLAKPGSTKPHTKFSAEVYVLSKEEGGRHTPFFNNYRPQFYFRTTDVTGAVNLPEGTEMVMPGENVTLDVELIAPIAMEEGLRFAIREGGRTVGAGVVSKIVA comes from the coding sequence ATGGCTAAAGAAAAATTTGAGAGAAGTAAACCGCATGTAAACGTTGGCACCATTGGTCACGTTGACCATGGTAAGACGACATTGACAGCAGCTTTAACGACGATATTATCAAAGAAATATGGAGGAACTGCCAGAGCTTACGATCAAATTGATAATGCACCGGAAGAAAAAGCACGAGGTATCACGATTAATACATCACATGTTGAGTATGAAACAGAGGCTCGTCACTATGCACACGTAGACTGTCCGGGTCATGCGGATTATGTCAAGAATATGATTACAGGTGCTGCACAGATGGATGGTGCGATATTGGTAGTATCGGCAGCAGATGGTCCTATGCCACAAACACGTGAGCATATATTACTGGGTCGTCAAGTAGGTGTACCATACATTTTGGTGTATTTAAATAAATGTGATCAAGTAGATGATGAAGAGTTACTAGAATTAGTAGAGATGGAAGTAAGGGATTTATTATCTAGTTATGACTTTCCGGGGGATGACACGCCTATTGTTAAGGGCTCTGCATTGAAAGCATTAGAGGGAGATCAGTCAGCAATTGGGGAGCCTTCAATACTGGAATTAGCAGCTGCATTGGATAGTTATATTCCTACACCGGAACGAGCAGTGGATAAACCATTTTTATTGCCAATCGAAGATATTTTCTCTATTTCAGGCCGTGGTACGGTAGTGACTGGACGTGTTGAACGTGGTATTGTGAACGTTGGAGATGAGGTTGAGATTGTTGGATTGAAGGCAACGGAAAAGACGACGGTCACTGGTGTTGAGATGTTCCGTAAGTTGTTAGATCAAGGACAAGCTGGAGATAATGTTGGCGTATTATTAAGAGGTACTAAGCGTGAAGATGTAGAGCGTGGTCAGGTGTTGGCAAAACCAGGTTCAACCAAACCTCACACTAAGTTTTCAGCGGAAGTTTATGTGTTGAGTAAAGAAGAGGGTGGTAGACATACACCATTCTTTAATAATTATCGTCCACAGTTTTATTTTAGAACGACAGATGTAACGGGTGCGGTTAATTTACCGGAAGGAACGGAAATGGTGATGCCGGGAGAGAATGTTACATTGGATGTTGAGTTAATAGCACCAATAGCGATGGAAGAGGGTTTACGCTTTGCGATAAGAGAAGGTGGTCGTACGGTTGGTGCCGGTGTCGTTTCTAAAATCGTCGCTTAA
- the fusA gene encoding elongation factor G: MARKTPINLYRNIGISAHIDAGKTTTSERILFYTGVNHKIGETHDGAATTDWMEQEQERGITITSAAVTAFWDGMAHQFPKHRLNIIDTPGHVDFTVEVERSMRVLDGAVMVYCAVGGVQPQSETVWRQANKYKVPRLAFVNKMDRQGANFFRAVDQMKTRLRGNPVPIVIPIGVEDNFQGVIDLIKMKGIIWDEASQGTKFDYIDIPEDLVPVAEEWREKMIEAAAEVSEELMDKYLGGEVLTEEEIVGALRQRTLATEIQPVLCGSAFKNKGVQRMLDAVVEFLPSPTDIPPVAGESPEGEKDSRKASDEESFSALAFKLMNDKYVGQLTFIRVYSGVLKSGDTVINTVKGTRERIGRLVQMKANDRDEIEEVRAGDIAAAIGLKDVITGETLSAEAKPIILERMEFPEPVIHVAVEPKTKADQEKMGLALNRLAKEDPSFRVRSDEESGQTIISGMGELHLEIIVDRMKREFGVEAAVGAPQVAYRETIRKEVESEAKHIKQSGGKGQYGHVVLKLEPLEPGSGYEFVDEIKGGIIPREFIPSVDKGVRDTLQSGVLAGYPVVDVRVRLIFGSYHDVDSSQLAFELAGSMAFKDGMRKANAVLLEPVMAVEVETPEDYMGDVMGDLSTRRGMVQGMDDDGIGGKKIRAEVPLSEMFGYATSLRSLTQGRATYSMEFKHYAEAPQHVAQQIIESRKS, encoded by the coding sequence ATGGCTCGTAAAACGCCTATTAATTTATACCGAAATATTGGTATTAGTGCGCATATTGATGCAGGGAAAACCACTACTTCAGAGCGTATTTTATTTTATACAGGTGTGAATCATAAAATTGGTGAAACACATGATGGCGCAGCTACTACAGACTGGATGGAGCAAGAGCAAGAGCGGGGCATTACTATTACTTCTGCTGCTGTGACTGCATTTTGGGATGGAATGGCGCATCAATTTCCAAAGCATCGTTTAAATATTATTGACACCCCAGGGCATGTGGACTTTACGGTTGAAGTGGAACGCTCTATGCGTGTATTGGATGGGGCGGTAATGGTTTATTGTGCTGTAGGAGGGGTTCAGCCACAGTCAGAAACTGTATGGCGTCAGGCAAATAAATATAAGGTACCTCGTTTGGCATTTGTTAATAAGATGGATAGACAAGGTGCTAATTTTTTCCGTGCTGTAGATCAAATGAAGACTCGTTTACGTGGAAATCCGGTTCCTATCGTAATTCCTATTGGGGTAGAAGATAATTTCCAAGGGGTTATTGATTTGATTAAAATGAAGGGGATTATTTGGGATGAGGCTTCTCAAGGAACTAAATTTGATTACATTGATATCCCTGAAGATTTGGTGCCTGTGGCTGAAGAATGGCGCGAAAAGATGATTGAAGCAGCTGCTGAAGTTAGTGAAGAATTGATGGATAAATATTTGGGCGGTGAAGTTTTAACTGAAGAAGAGATTGTTGGCGCCCTGAGACAAAGAACTTTAGCAACAGAAATCCAGCCAGTTTTATGTGGTTCTGCCTTTAAAAATAAGGGCGTTCAAAGAATGTTAGATGCAGTAGTTGAGTTTTTACCTTCACCAACAGATATTCCTCCTGTGGCAGGAGAGAGCCCTGAAGGAGAAAAAGATAGTCGTAAGGCATCAGATGAAGAAAGTTTTTCTGCCTTAGCATTCAAATTAATGAATGATAAGTATGTGGGGCAATTAACGTTTATACGTGTATATTCTGGTGTTCTGAAGTCTGGGGATACTGTGATAAACACAGTAAAGGGAACTCGTGAAAGAATTGGTAGATTGGTGCAAATGAAAGCTAATGATAGAGACGAGATTGAAGAAGTTAGAGCAGGTGACATTGCGGCAGCAATTGGACTGAAAGATGTAATAACAGGTGAGACTCTGAGCGCTGAAGCTAAGCCTATTATTTTAGAGAGAATGGAGTTTCCTGAACCTGTTATTCACGTAGCAGTTGAACCTAAAACAAAAGCAGATCAAGAAAAAATGGGCTTGGCCTTAAATCGTTTAGCAAAAGAGGATCCATCTTTTAGAGTTCGTTCTGATGAAGAATCAGGTCAAACAATTATTTCAGGTATGGGTGAATTGCACCTTGAAATTATTGTAGATAGAATGAAAAGAGAATTTGGGGTAGAGGCAGCTGTGGGTGCGCCTCAAGTTGCTTATCGTGAAACTATTCGCAAAGAGGTAGAATCTGAAGCCAAGCATATTAAACAGTCTGGAGGGAAGGGACAATATGGTCATGTGGTATTGAAACTCGAACCTTTGGAGCCGGGTTCTGGTTATGAGTTCGTAGATGAAATTAAAGGAGGTATTATTCCTCGTGAATTTATTCCTTCAGTTGATAAAGGTGTTCGAGACACTCTACAAAGTGGTGTTTTGGCTGGCTATCCAGTTGTTGATGTTAGGGTTCGCTTAATTTTTGGTTCTTACCATGATGTTGACTCTTCGCAGTTGGCTTTTGAATTGGCTGGTTCTATGGCATTTAAAGATGGTATGCGTAAAGCAAATGCTGTTTTATTGGAGCCAGTGATGGCAGTGGAAGTTGAGACTCCTGAAGATTATATGGGTGATGTGATGGGGGATTTGTCTACTCGGCGTGGTATGGTTCAAGGGATGGATGATGATGGTATTGGTGGTAAAAAGATTAGAGCTGAAGTTCCGTTATCTGAAATGTTTGGCTATGCAACATCATTACGTTCTTTAACTCAGGGGCGTGCTACTTATAGTATGGAATTTAAGCACTATGCTGAAGCCCCACAACATGTGGCACAGCAAATTATTGAAAGTAGAAAATCATAG
- the rpsG gene encoding 30S ribosomal protein S7: protein MPRRREVPKREVLPDPKFASTDISKFMNVVMISGKKSVSEHIVYGALQIIEQRTGKSGIEVFDEAIANVKPIVEVKSRRVGGANYQVPVEVRPTRRTALAMRWIRDAARKRGEKSMELRLAGELLDALEGRGGAMKKRDEVHRMAEANKAFSHFRF, encoded by the coding sequence ATGCCTAGAAGAAGAGAGGTCCCAAAAAGAGAAGTACTTCCAGATCCTAAATTTGCCAGTACTGACATATCTAAGTTTATGAATGTGGTGATGATTAGTGGAAAAAAATCTGTATCGGAGCACATTGTTTATGGTGCTTTACAGATTATTGAGCAGAGAACGGGGAAATCAGGAATTGAAGTCTTTGATGAAGCAATTGCCAACGTTAAGCCTATTGTTGAGGTTAAAAGTCGTCGTGTAGGTGGTGCTAACTATCAAGTTCCTGTAGAAGTAAGGCCTACTCGTAGAACAGCTTTAGCAATGCGTTGGATTCGTGATGCTGCACGTAAACGTGGTGAAAAATCTATGGAGTTACGTTTGGCAGGGGAGTTATTAGATGCACTTGAAGGACGTGGTGGTGCCATGAAGAAACGTGATGAAGTTCATCGTATGGCAGAAGCAAATAAAGCATTCTCACATTTCCGTTTTTAA